The DNA window TGTGTATTGGCCGCTGCGAGTTCAACGGCTGTTCCTTTGTCTGTTACTCTTTCAGAAAGCTCTGCTTTTCGTTGCAAAAACTTCCGCGCATCGTCTTCATTGCCTGCTTCTAAAGCTTTTACGGCATAGCGCTGCATGTCGTCAATCTCTTGTTCAACCTCTGACAGTTCGCGACGTTCGCGTTTTTCAGCTGCCATAATTGCGGCTGTTTCCGATTTCACTTTTCCTAAATCACTGTTCAAATCACGTAAATACTGATCAATCATTTTCTCAGGATCTTCTGCTTTGTCTAGTAAAGCGTTAATATTACTCGTCATAATATCTTTAAAGCGTTTTAAAATTTCCATCATCATTCTCCTCTTTGTATAGTTTTTCTTTACTTCCAATATTCACTGTAGCTATAGCGATGAAAAAACTTCTCCATTCTAGTATAACGCATTAATCGACTCATTTAATCTGTAACGAAAGAGAATTCAGTCTTTTCTATTTTTTAAAACTAAACTAACCTGATCAAAAGAAAAAAGCCGGTAACCCCCTCGCAAAACTTGACTGCCATTCGCTTAGGGGCTTCCAACTTTAAAACAAATTCTTAGCGGCTAGTTGTCGGATCGGCTTGATGCTCCCAAGCAGGTAAAGTTTTCGACAACGCCTTATCTTCTTTATAACCTAAAGCATATTCTGCTTGCATGATTGTATGAATTTCTCGTGTTCCTTCGTAAATAACAGGTGCTTTGGAATTGCGCAAATAACGGCTGACTGGATATTCATCGGAATAACCATAAGCTCCGTGTATTTGGAAAGCATCGTCCGCTGCTTGATTGGCAAAATCACAAGCCTGCCATTTTGCTAAAGACGTTTCACGTGTATTGCGTTTTCCTGTATTTTTTAATTCACCTGCACGGTAAACGAGCAAACGGCTCATCTGGAATCCTGCTTCCATTTTAGCAATCATTTGTTGAACCAACTGATGTCTACCGATTTCTTTACCGAATGTCTGACGCTCGTGACAATAACTCACACTTGCCTCAAGACAGGCCATGATTTGCCCAACTGCTCCAGCGGCAACCGTAAATCGACCGTTATCTAGTGCCGACATCGCAATTTTAAATCCTTCGCCTTCTTGCCCTAACAAATTTTCTTTCGGTACTTTAACATCCTCAAAAAACAGTTCTCCTGTATTTCCTGCTCGTATGCCGTGTTTTCCTTTAATTGCCTTCGAGGAAAAACCTGGCCACGTACGTTCAACAATAAAGGCAGAAATCGCTCCATGCTTTTGTGATTGGTCGCCCGTGTAAGCAAAGACGAGAAAATAATCTGCCACATCACATAAAGAAATCCACGTTTTCTGGCCGTTTAACACGTAATGATCGCCTTGTTTCACAGCAGTCGATTTCATAGCTGCAACATCCGATCCGGCTTCTGGTTCCGTCAATCCAAAAGCACCCATCTTTTCCCCTTTTGCTTGTGGGATTAAGTACTGCTGCTTTTGTTGTTCTGTTCCCCATTGAAGAATGGTTAAGCTATTTAATCCCGTATGGACAGAAACGGCAGTACGGAAAGCCGTGTCTCCACGTTCAAGTTCTTCGCAAACGATTGCTAGCGAATTGTAATCCATGCCACTGCCCCCGTATGCTTCGGGAATACAGACACCCATCAATCCGAGCTTTGCCAATTTTTCATAAATCGCCGGATCTGATTTACCTGCTCGGTCCCAGTCCTCAATAAATGGCATGATTTCTTTGTCGACAAAGTTTCGTGTCGTGCTGCGCAACATGTCTTGTTCTTCTGTGAACGAAAAATTCATCGTCAATCTCCCCTTACTAATAAAGTGAATTACGTAATAGAATATTGCCCTAAAATCTCTTCATTATGTTCTCCTACATTTGGCGGGTGACGTTCCATTTTGACCGGTGTCCGCGACAACTTTAGCGGACTGCCTATCAATTTAATTTTTCCAGCTGTCGGATGATTTTGTTCAATGAACATATCACGTGCTTGAAGCTGTGGATCATGGATCATTTCCGCTATCGTCTGAATGGGTCCGGCTGGGATGTTATTTTTTATGCATATAGCCTGCCAATACACTGTTTTTTGTGTCAACAAAGCTTCCTGCAATAATGGCACAAGGCTGTCACGGTTCTTTACTCGTTTCGGGTTGCTGTCGTAACGTTCGTCCACTGCGTACTGGGGTTTCCCTAAAACCGTACACAGTGCCTGAAATTGCTGATCTGTGCCAACAGCAATAACCATTTCTCCATCAGCTGTTCGGAATGTCTGATAAGGAACGATGTTGGCATGCGCATTGCCTAGAGCTGTCGGTATGTGTTCGTCCATTAAATAATTGCTACCGATGTTCACCAACGCACTAACCGCTGTATCATACAAAGAGATATCTAGCTTTTGTCCTTTTCCTGAGTGAACGCGCTCGAGCACTGCCGCCTGTATACCAATGCAGGCGTACAATCCAGTCAGTACGTCGACAATCGCAACTCCTGATTTTTGAGGCCCTGACTCGTTCGTACCCGTTATGCTCATAAGTCCGCTCATCGCTTGGATAATGAAATCATAACCTGGTAAATGTCGGTTAGGTCCTGTTTCGCCAAAACCCGTGATCGAACAGAATACGATAGCTGGATTAATAAGTGATAATGTCTCATAACCGAGTCCCAAGCGTTCCATCGTACCGGTCTTGAAATTACTAACGATCACGTCACTTTCTGCTACAAGATTTTTAATAGTAGCGACACCTTCTGCCGTTTTCAAATCAACAGTAATGGCTTTTTTGTTGCGATTGACGCTCAGGTAATAAGCACTGACCCCT is part of the Planococcus kocurii genome and encodes:
- a CDS encoding acyl-CoA dehydrogenase family protein yields the protein MNFSFTEEQDMLRSTTRNFVDKEIMPFIEDWDRAGKSDPAIYEKLAKLGLMGVCIPEAYGGSGMDYNSLAIVCEELERGDTAFRTAVSVHTGLNSLTILQWGTEQQKQQYLIPQAKGEKMGAFGLTEPEAGSDVAAMKSTAVKQGDHYVLNGQKTWISLCDVADYFLVFAYTGDQSQKHGAISAFIVERTWPGFSSKAIKGKHGIRAGNTGELFFEDVKVPKENLLGQEGEGFKIAMSALDNGRFTVAAGAVGQIMACLEASVSYCHERQTFGKEIGRHQLVQQMIAKMEAGFQMSRLLVYRAGELKNTGKRNTRETSLAKWQACDFANQAADDAFQIHGAYGYSDEYPVSRYLRNSKAPVIYEGTREIHTIMQAEYALGYKEDKALSKTLPAWEHQADPTTSR
- a CDS encoding CaiB/BaiF CoA transferase family protein; this encodes MAGALAGMKILDLSRVLAGPYCTMILGDLGAEVIKVEAPGGSDETRKWGPPFQKGVSAYYLSVNRNKKAITVDLKTAEGVATIKNLVAESDVIVSNFKTGTMERLGLGYETLSLINPAIVFCSITGFGETGPNRHLPGYDFIIQAMSGLMSITGTNESGPQKSGVAIVDVLTGLYACIGIQAAVLERVHSGKGQKLDISLYDTAVSALVNIGSNYLMDEHIPTALGNAHANIVPYQTFRTADGEMVIAVGTDQQFQALCTVLGKPQYAVDERYDSNPKRVKNRDSLVPLLQEALLTQKTVYWQAICIKNNIPAGPIQTIAEMIHDPQLQARDMFIEQNHPTAGKIKLIGSPLKLSRTPVKMERHPPNVGEHNEEILGQYSIT